One window from the genome of Musa acuminata AAA Group cultivar baxijiao chromosome BXJ1-4, Cavendish_Baxijiao_AAA, whole genome shotgun sequence encodes:
- the LOC135645816 gene encoding probable dehydrin LEA: MSAEREEHGDQIRRTDECGDAAREVIAGSMEHHGASLSEMLRRSGGSGSNSPGYVEAGRGREEAARKEKLRLRGVHKREERGSTVGKHEKKGFMERLKDRLLGHH; this comes from the exons ATGTCGGCAGAGAGGGAGGAACACGGCGACCAGATCCGGCGGACGGATGAGTGCGGCGACGCGGCGAGGGAGGTGATCGCCGGCAGCATGGAGCACCACGGTGCTTCCCTGTCCGAGATGCTCCGCCGCTCCGGAGGTTCCGGCTCTAACTCG CCTGGGTATGTCGAGGCAGGCCGCGGAAGGGAGGAGGCGGCGCGGAAGGAGAAGCTACGCCTACGCGGCGTGCACAAGAGGGAGGAACGAGGGAGCACGGTGGGGAAGCACGAGAAGAAGGGGTTCATGGAGAGGCTGAAGGACAGGTTGCTGGGCCACCATTAG
- the LOC135645812 gene encoding dehydrin Xero 1-like has product MEYSRDEHGQPIPMTDTYGNPIQTDEYGNPMPATQGYGVGAGVAGKEQHHGGGGITGMLHRSGSSSSSSSEDDGQGGRRKKKGLKQKIKEKLPGGHKEHESSVEKQHEKKGFVEKVKEKMPGHHKE; this is encoded by the exons ATGGAGTACTCGAGGGACGAGCATGGTCAACCGATCCCGATGACGGACACGTACGGCAACCCGATCCAGACGGACGAGTACGGCAACCCGATGCCGGCGACCCAAGGATACGGGGTCGGCGCGGGCGTCGCCGGCAAGGAGCAGCACCATGGGGGCGGGGGCATAACCGGCATGCTCCACCGCTCGGGCAGCTCCAGCTCTAGCTCG TCGGAGGACGATGGGCAAGGTgggcggaggaagaagaaggggttGAAGCAGAAGATAAAGGAGAAGCTGCCGGGTGGGCACAAGGAGCATGAGAGCAGCGTCGAGAAGCAGCACGAGAAGAAGGGATTCGTGGAGAAGGTAAAGGAGAAGATGCCCGGCCACCACAAGGAGTAG